The genomic stretch AAACttgtttcttccaaaatatccatagcatatttccgTTGAGAAATCATCAAACCATCTATAGATTGGgctacctcaatacccaagaaATAACGAAGCttaccaagatcttttgtctgaaATTGATTTGAGAGATGTTGCTTTAACTGGAGTATACCCTGCTGATCACTACCAgttatgacaatatcatctacatacacaataagataaatacaccCTTGGACTGAGTGACGATAAAAAAACAGAATGGTCTGGTTCACTACGGACCATACCAAATTGTTGTACTACAGTGCTGAATCTGCCAAACCAAGCTCTCGGAGAttgcttaagaccataaagagacATGTGTAACCTACACACCATATTCGATGACTCCTCCTGAGCAACAAATCCAGGTGGTTActccatatatacttcctcttcaagatcaccatgtaaaaaagcattttttatgtcaagttgatgaagaggcCAATGTCGAATGGATGCAATGGCTAGAAGAAGTCTAACAGATGTCATCTTGGCTACAGGCGAGAAGGTATCACTATAATCCAATCCAATATGAGTGTATCCTTTGGCTACCAAGCGAGCTTTAAATCGATCAATCTTACCATCTGGACCAACCTTCAATGTATAAATCCAACGACAACCTACTAAAGATCTCCCATGGGGTAGAGGAACCAGTTCCCAGGTACCACTGCTTTGAAGAGcacacatttcatcaatcattgCTTGCCTTCACTCAGGGTGAGACAATGCTTCACATGGAGTTTTAGGAATAGAAacagaagacaaagaagacaaacaagtatactacaaaggggaaagacgatgataacataaatcaatataatgTGGAGAAGGATTTCGTGTTTGACGTATACCTTTTCGAAGGGCAATCGGAAGATCGGACTCAGGTTGCAGGATCAGATCCGGTGATGTCGGAGGCATCGGAGGAGAGTCTGCAATGACCTCAAGGATAGGTATGACCTCAAGGACAGGTATGACCTCAGGGACAGGGATGACAGGCGTTGGGTGACGACGCTGATATGTTTGAAGTGGTCGAGAAGTGGGTGGGTCAGGAGCCCTAGACTGATGGGGGTAATGGTAGGCGGGACATTAATAACTACCGGAAAAGATGTGGGAGTACTTTCTTGAATGGGTTCTGGAGTTACGTGACTAGACTCGAAATATGGAACTGACTCGAAGAAGGTAACATCGGCCGATACTGGGTACCGTTGTAGAGTATGTTAATAACAACGATAACCTTTTTGGCATCGATGATAACTAAGAAAGACACACTTTAGTGATCGAGCTAAGAGTTTATCAAGACCAGGAGAGAGATTGTGTACAAAACATGTGGACCCAAAGACTCGGGGAGGAATTGGGTGAAGTGGGGAATTGGGAAAAAGGATTGAATGAGGAATTTTATTGTTAAGGACAGATGAGGGCATGCGATTTATAAGATAATATGTTGTTAGCACACCATCCCCCCAAAACCGAAGTGGAACATTACCATGGAGAAGTAGGGTCCGAGTGGTTTCTACAAGATGCCGATTTTTACGTTCCGCTACCccgttttgttgaggtgtgtgagGGCAAGATGTTTGATGGAGAATACCATTGCGTGACATGAAATTCTAAAATTGTTGGGATAAATATTCACGGGCATTGTCACTTCTTAAGGTACGGATAGACACACCGAATTGAGTTCTTATTTCTTGATAGAATTGTTCAACAATAGAAAATAATTCAGATCTATTCTTCATTAAAAATAACCACGTGCAAcgtgaaaaatcatcaataaaggtgacaaaatacctagactcaagagtagagacagtacgcgagggaccccaaacatcggtgtgaactaaagcaaaaggggACGAAGCTCGTTTATTGACTCGATTGGGAAACTGGCCACGAGTGTGTTTCCGTAGTTGACACGACTCACAATGTAAATTAGATACCTTCGATAAATTTGGCACCAACTTATGTAGTTTGGAAAGACTGGAATGACCTAACTGAACATGGATAGTGAGTGGAGAATCTTTGGCTGAGCATGTCTGAGATGACACAGAGAGGTAATAAAGGCCTTGAGACTCACATCCGACACCAATTGTTTGTCCCGAACTCCGATCCTGCAGGGTAACATTATTATTAGTGAAAGTGACACTACAATCAAGAGAACGAGTTAAACGACTGACTGAAAAtaaattaaatggacaattagGTACATAGAGGACAGAAGTAACCGAGAGAGAAGGTAGAATTCGAACAGTACCAATCCCTTCGGATCGGGTTTGAGAATCATTGGCAGAAGTTATAGTAGGTAAGAAACCGGATGTAGAGAGGGGAGATAAAAGATTTTTATTACCGGTAACATAATCAAACGCACCAAAATCAAAGACCTAagatccaagagaagatgattgAGAGAGACAAGCAGGTGAATTACCAATGTGTGCTACCGAAGCAGTAGAATCTAAGTTCTGATAATTCTGATACCACTTGAGGAAATCATCGTAGTTTGGCGTAAAGTTACGAGGAGTAGCCGTGAGTATCGGATCTGAAACAATTGCCCTATGGAGAGTGGAGCGGTTGAAAAATTGCCGGGATTGGCCGTCAGATGTGTTGTCACGTGCGGAGGTTTCTGCCGATGAAAAGTGGGGAACGGCTGGATCGGAAGAGGCGCTTCTACTGGTAGGTTACCGAAGAATTTTGAAAAGTGAGAGGCAAACCGGAGTGATGACACGGTTTGCAAAAAAAAACAGAGTGATGACACGGTTTGCAACAAAAGAAAAATCTCACCGGAAGACAGTGGGTCAACCGGGTAAAGCACGACGAAGAAAGAATTGCCTCTTAGCAGACTCTAGATACCATGTTGAAATACAAGAGACTgagagacatttgaataaactGTGTGTTTTGAAAAACATTACGGAGACTTTATTATAAAGAGAGATtataactaattacatgatatagtcgatgtgggactatttgatatacaaatattcttaatattatatttacaaatatcaacagAATATAACAACGCTTAAATACCAAATTTATTCGATATCAAGTCAACTGTTTAAGGATGAATTGGGATTCGAGAATTCATGATATCCTACTTATTTATTTATAATAAGTAGTGAATTCAAATTCCTCAATGAATATGAAACTCCGTTTTTTCTATGTCGatgaataactttttctatggatGTTTTATTCTTTAGAAGGTAAGAGAAAAGATAAAACtaaaaataaagtattaaattgAATTATTAATCCATATTCAAGTTTGAAACTCATGTAATTAACCTCTTTTCTTGTTATCTTGTTATTAACTTTATAGAAGATTAAAAGAATTAACTTATTATTAAGTCCATAGAAGATCAAAAGAATTGACCGTTGACCGTTGAGCTATCTTCATTGTTAAAAATATATTCGCTTAAATTTTTACACACATATTAAGAAACACAATAATACTGTCATAAGATATTACTCTTTTACTAACTTAACTATAACTTCGCCATATTAATTAATGTGTTAGAAGTAGTGTATCAAATAATAATTATATGACAATTGAAAAAAGAACATTCATATGATTAGAAAATGAGAATGACAGTTCTTTAAAAAAAGAATTTATTTATTAAAACGACAAATTTAAAGTGAAAAGAGTAGTACGCAAGAAGGAACTACAAAATGTGTGATCATAATCACTGTCTAATAAATAGAAATCTGAAATGCATATCGATAGAGATACATTTTTTATATTTATCTACGAGatacattttttttaaataaaatttaggtacaatttaattgaattgtacttaatatattaaaaaaaaatcattccGAGCACTTTACTATTCTCCGTTTCTTTTTAATTGTAGTTTGagtaaaaaaaattgttttttttaattgacgttttcaaaaaaatttaaaatttgagGTAACATTAATAGTCGTTTTGTCAAAATTACTCCTAATTACTTattaaaaagagaaaaaaaaataataaataattaaaaatattatagATAAAAAGACAATCATTATGTAAAAAATAAATCATTATTTAAAAAGTAGTAAAAATTATTAACTTTCTTAATATgcataaaaaaaattaaaaaagaacGGAGGGAGTATTTTACAAGAAAATTGATTTACTTTGtcaaaaaattatttttcaaagTTTATGTAATTTTTGTTGACAAAATATTAAATTTAGAGTCAAATGTGGGAAAAAAGATTTAAAGCTATCAAACAAAGGTTTAGAGGTATGAAAGTAGCTCTTTTGAGTGTTGACATTTTCATTCTCCTCATTTTAAGAGGCAATTTTCTCATAACAAAAGATAACAGTTATGAAGAGTCATTGTGATGGAAAGAAGATTTAAAGCTATAAACAAAGGTTTAGAGGTATGAAAATAGCTCTTTTGAGTCTTAGACATTTTCAATGTGTTCATTTTAAGAATTTTCTTATGGTGATTAACAAATAAAGCCAacataaattttaaaaatataataaaattgtTTTCGCAGTATAAACATTGTCTAAAATGCATTCAACTTATGTCATCAAAATATGAGGAAAGAGGTAAACCAAGttcattaaaaaaacaaaaaagcTGAATTGAgttaattttaaaaataaaatatattaaaaagAACAAAACCAAATATTATCATTTACAACTTGAAAACAATATTCATTTATAAGCCTCTCCAGGGTAACATATAGTTCATTTATATTCATGTAGCACTTTCATATATAAAACGTGTTATAACTCTTGAAGTTGTGGAAGAATATATTCACACCAAAAAATGTCAGTGATTTATTGACAGATTTATCACGATGGATCGGAACTCTGGATGTTATGTTTGGTTATTTTAGTACAATCAAATGGTCCAatctcttgatttttcttcaCCTGTAAACCATAATGAAACAAAGAAATAAGCCATATACAACAATACATCATCAAAATAAAAAGCATATAGTCACCATGAACGAATTGAGAAAGTAACATTAATAATATGCAACTTTCTGATTGAGATAACCCTATAAACACATTTGTGTATGAAACTTTACCAAAGTGATATCAATGGTTGAGAATGGAGATTGGGGGGCTTTGGTGAAATGAAAAAGGTTGATACAGGGCCAGTGAAAAGGCATTTGTAAAGGATGTGAAATTCCATAAATGTTCCAGTCAACCTAATTCTAATGGGTTATCTAATCACAAAAATACAAATATCAAATGCCTAGTTCTAGTATTTACTTTTTTGAAGTTAATAATTGAATTCATAGAAATTATACACGAACAAGTGAGATTGCAAAACAATCTTACGCTTTGAATTTGAATCAAATCTAGATACTGAAGAATGGACCTACCGGTGACCAAGGGTTCGGTTCATTCTGGACTTTGTCAGGAGGAGAGTTTTGTACAGCGCCACTCTTCATCATTAAAATCTCCTGCAGACGCAACAAATAAGATGAATCCAACATGGCAAAAATCACCACATTGCAAAGAACTAATTGCTTTATGTAAAGTCAGGAGCCTTAACCTtaaaaacaagtttgattccacTGCCATATGCAATTCAAACAATGCAAGTAAACATTTAACACAAACAATTACTAACAATTAGCTAACTTTGACAGTTTAAAAAATCAATGCAAACATACATAAACATAAATATTAAAAAGGGGGCGATGTTAAAGGCCAAAAAAATGGCAATGTAAGACTtcaaaacagaaaaacaagttGGCATGAAATACTTTGTCAGGAAAAGAAACTTAGTAATTAGGGATTAAAAGTATTGATGTTAGCTTAAGAAATTTGAGTCACCTCTCCAGCTGCTTCTATTGCAGCTAACCATTCCTCAGTAAAGGGAGCAACATTCAGTGGAGGCTTCGCTATCGGAACTTCCTGCTTGGTTTTAGTTGCATCTATTTCGCTGCCACTCACAAAATTAACATTGGTCACTCAATATGTAACGCTTCAAAACTGTCTTAGATTTAAAATGGAGGCTGCCAAAACATAGATGAACAAAAGTTATACAACAAAAATGATACTCACAGATGAATTATTTTGCCGTTGTCTTCTTCTGGAAAGTCGATTTTGTCTTTTGACTGACTTGCCATGTCAGTATTAGGAGACTTATCATTCTCAAAGACAGTAGTTACAGCTGCATCTGATAAACTTTCACTGTTCACTGAACCAACTTCATTACCTTGTAGGATTGTTTCAATGAAGATTGAATTATCTGAATCTAGTAACTTCGATTTTTCACTTAAAAGACATTGCTCCTCAGATTTCCAAGCAACTGCACTAGTAAAGGGGCCTTCACTCACTTGAATAGAAGAATCTAAATCAGCAGAAATAGCATTCCTATTGAGTTTCACTGAACTAACTTCGCTGCCTTCTGGGATTGTTGCGTTGAAGATTGAATTCTCTGAAGCTaataattttgatttttcacTTAAAAGACAGGGGCCTTCACTCACATCAATAGAAGAACCTAATTCAGCAGAAATAGCGTTCTCATTGAGTTTCATTGAACTAACTTCGCTGCCTTGTGGGATTGTTGCATTGAAGATTGAATTCTCTGAAGCTaataattttgatttttcacTTAAAAGACATGGATCTTCACTCACTTTAGTAGAAGAATCAAATTCAGCAGAAATAACATTCTCGAGTTGAATTTCAACTGAAGGAGATATATCTAATGAACCTTCTTCTGCACCGTTGATTTGCAAAAGTTCCACTTTTTCATCGACACCTTGATTTCCATCTTTGTTTACAAGCATATCTGAACTTAGTAACTTTGAATTTTCACTTAAACTACACTGCTTCTCACATATCAAAGAAACTGCAGTTGAAAAGGGATCTTCACTCACTTCAATAGAAGAGTCAAATTCAGAAGAAAAAAAGTTCATATTGAGTTGAGTTTCAACTAAAGGCAGTATATCCGACAAACCTTCTTCAGCATCATTGATTTGCAAAAGTTCAACCTTGTCTTCCACATCATGATTTCCATCTTCTGCACCATTGATTTGCAAGAGTTCCACCTTTTCATCCACATCATGATTTCCATCTTCTACATCGTTGATTTGCAAAAGTTCCACCTTTTCATCCACATCATTGATTTGCAAAAGTTCCACCTTTTCGTCCACATCACAATTTCCATCGTCTGCACCATTGATTTGCAACAGTTCCACCTTTTCATCCACATCATGATTTCCATCTTCTGCACCATTGATTTGCAAGAGTTCCACCTTTTCATCCACATCATGATTTCCATCTTCTGCACCATTGATTTGCAAGAGTTCCGCCTTTTCATCCACGTCATGATTTCCATCTTCTACATCATTGATTTGCAAAAGTTCCACCGTTTTATCCACATCATTAATTTGCAAAAGTTCCACCTTTTCATCCACATCATTGATTTGCAAAAGTTCCACCTTTTCATCCACATCACGATTTCCATCTTCTGCACCATTGATTTGCAAGAGTTCCACCTTTTTATCCACGTCATGATTTCCATCTTCTACATCATTGATTTGCAAAATTTCCACCTTTTCATCCACATCATTAATTTGCAAAAGTTCCACCTTTTCATCCACATCATTGATTTGCAAAAGTTCCACCTTTTCATCCAAATCACGATTTCCATCTTCTGCACCAATGATTTGCAAGAGTTCCACCTTTCCATCCACATCATGATTTCCATCTTCTACATCATTGATTTGCAAAATTTCCACCTTTTCATCCACATCATTGATTTGCAAATGTTCCACCTTTTCATCCACATCATTGATCTGCAAAAGATCCACATTTTCATCCAAATCACAATTTCCATCTTCTGCACCATTGATTCGCAAGAGTTCCACCTTTTCATCCACATCATGATTTCCATCTTCCACATCATTGATTTGCAAAAGTTCCACCTTTTCATCTACATTATTGATTTGCAAAAGTTCCACCTTTTCATCCACATCACGATTTTTATCTTCTGCACCATTGATTTGCAAAAGTTCCACCTTTTCATCCACATCACGATTTCCATCTTCCGCCCCGTTGATTTGCAAGAGTTCCACCTTTTCATCCACGTCATGATTTCCATCTTCTACATCATTGAGTTGCAAAAGTTCCACCTTTTCATCCACATCATTGATTTGCAAAAGTTCCACCATTTCGTCCACATCATTTATTTGCAAAAGTTCCACCTTTTCGTCCACATCACGATTTCCATCTTCTGCACCATTGATTTGCAAGAGTTCCACCTTTTCATCCACATCATGATTTTCATCTTCTACATCATTGATTTGCAAAAGTTCCACCTTTTCATCCACATCCTTGATTTGCAACACAACATGATTTCCATCTTCTACATCATTGATTTGCAAAAGTTCCACCTTTTCATCCACATCATGATTTCCATCTTCTACATCATTGATTTGCAAGAGTTCCATCTTTTCATCCACATCATTGATTTGCAAAAATTCCGCCTTTTCATCCACATCATTGATTTGCAGAAGTTCCACCTTTCCATCGACATCATGATTTCCCTCTATGTTTACAGACATATCTTCAATATGATGATTGGTAGCATTGTGCTCATTGCTATGGAACCCGCATCCTTCAAATGCATCCTCAACTAAATTTTGCTCCTTGATTTCTGTAGATGAAACAATAACTTTTGGCAGAAAGTCACTATCCAAGTGAACATCCTGGGAATTTACAGCAACAACAGCACTAGACTTTTGAAACCCAGGAAGATAGGAATCTTCATTTATGTTATTATCATCTGCCAATGAAGATGCTGAAACAGTTATACAATTTTCACTCAACCTATCCAATTCAAACTCCGGAGTTCTATCACGGATTGCTTTTGAGTCAATAACCTGGTCACATTCCTTATCCACTGGGCTTCTCAGGATGAAACCTAATTGATCATCTACAGGAAGCTGACAGTCTTTGATCTCAATTATTTTAGATTCATCCTCAGAAGCGTCATTGATTCCTAGTATGGAATTTTCAGGAGAACCTTTGGAAAATAAGCTCGTCACATGAACTGGCTGAGAACTGTTCATATCAGAGATATTTTCTTTTTCCGGTCCAATTTCTTCTACACCACTAGGATTTAGAGCCTTGGGTTGGTCTGCCTGTAACTGCTGACTAACTGCGTCTAAATTACTTTGGGTGGTTTTTTTGCAATTGATTATGAGACTCTCGTTCAATAAATGCCCCTGTGCATCTCCTTCATATCTACCAAATTCATCAGCACCACAATTTACCTGTTCAGTATTCTTACACGGGGTTCCTTGTTTAGATCCTTCGGGGACAGTTTTGCAAAAATCATCAAGGCTAGAATTTAAAAGTGCAGTCTTGGCACTCTTGTATCCCTTAAACTCTCCTGAAAACTCTGCCTGTAGTATCAAACTTTCCTTGAAAGGCGGAATGTCACCGGTGGGCCCTTTGATTTGATCATCTTCATCTTGTCCTATGGTATTCTGCACAGTATTAGAAGTTCTCTGCATGATAGGAAAGAGCGTAGACTGTGGTTCCTGATATGAAGACCGGTCCCCATTTGACGTAACATCATATAACTTGTTATCCAGAGTGTGGTCGGCCTCTTTCTCCAACTGCTCATGTGTCTGACTCTTTTTAAGAAGTTCATTCTCATGTGTAGGTATTACCATGTTCTCCATGCTAGAAATGATCTCATTTTCATGTAGTTCTCCTTGCTCCTTGGATTTTAAGATGACATCATCAAGAATGTTTTCAACCTCTGCTTGCTTACTTATTATTTCAAAAATCGAAGAATCACAATCCCCTTCTACACCAGGCATCTGCTTATTGTCTATTTGCACGATTGCTTCTGGCTTGACATCTGAAAGGCTTAATTCCTTAGTGTCTGACACTTTCTCCAGAGTGTGGTCAGCCTCTTTCTCCAACTGCTCATGTGTCTGACTCTTTGTAAGAAATTCCTTTTCATGTGTAGGTAATACCATGTTCTCCATGCTAGAAATGATCTCATTTTCATGTAGTTCTCCTTGTTCCTTGGATTTTAAGATAACATCATCAAGAATGTTTTCAACCTCTGCTTGCTTACTTATTATTTCAAAAACCGAAGAATCACAATCCACTTCTACACCAGCCATCTGCTTATTGTCTATTTGCACGATTGCTTCTGGCTTGACATCTGAAAGGCTTAATTCCTTAGTGTCTGACACTTTCTCCAGAGTGTGGTCAGCCTCTTTCTCCAACTGCTCATGTGTCTGACTCTTCGTAAGAAATTCCTTTTCATGTGTAGGTAATACCATGTTCTCCATGCTTGAAATGATCTCATTTTCATGTAGTTCTCCTTGCTCCTTAGATTTTAAGATGACATCATCAAGAATGTTTTCAACCTCTGCTTGCTTACTTATTATTTCAAAAACCGAAGAATCACAATCCACTTCTACACCAGCCATCTGCTTATTGTCTATTTGCATGATTGCTTCTGGCTTGACGTCTGAAAGGCTTAATTCCTTAGTGTCTGACACTTTCTCCAGAGTGTGGTCAGCCTCTTTCTCCAACTGCTCATGTGTCTGACTCTTTGTAAGAAATTCCTTTTCACGTGTAGGTAATACCATGTTCTCCATGCTAGAAATGATCTCATTTTCATGTAGTTCTCCTTGTTCCTTGGATTTTAAGATGACATCATCAAGAATGTTTTCAACCTCTGCTTGCTTACTTATTATTTCAAAAATCGAAGAATCACAATCCACTTCTACACCAGCCATCTGCTTATTGTCTATTTGCACGATTGCTTCTGGCTTGACATCTGAAAGGCTTAATTCATTAGTGTCTGACATTTTCTCCAGAGTGTGGTCAGCGTCTTTCTCCAACTGCTCGTGTGTCTGACTCTTCGTAAGAAATTCCTTTTCATGTGTAGGTAATACCATGTTCTCCATGCTTGAAATGATCTCATTTTCATGTAGTTCTCCTTGCTCCTTAGATTTTAAGATGACATCATCAAGAATGTTTTCAACCTCTGCTTGCTTACTTATTATTTCAAAACTAGAAGAATCAAAATCCACTTCTACACCAGCCTTCTGCTTATTGTCTATTGGCACAATTGCTTCTGAGTTGACATCTGAATGGCTTAATTCCTTAGTACGATTCTTTGCTGCCCCTTTGACAATTTTGGACCTTGCTTCTTTAACAGAAACTGTTCCCAACTTCCTTAGTTTAGGAATGTTACTCTCTGAAGGTTTGCAGGGTATGGAGCTTTTCTGCAAGCTGTGTGAACCGGAAGCTTTTACCTGCAAAGCAAAAATAATAGGCATGGACGTGTGATCAATATGTGAGTGTCATTTTATTGATGCATGCTTCTAAATATGATATAGGGAAATGAACATAATAATCATACCTGAGAAAAGAAACCAATGGAGGGAGATGGCTTCCGTAGGCCTGATGATTTTATTGTCCCTGTTTGATGCGTTGTTTGATCCATTCTGGATGGTGGACGTAGTATGGAAACTGGGGTATCCTGTGCAGCAGGTCAAAAATATTTCAAGAGAATAATCAAATAATTTGTAGTTAAATAACAAAAAATACAAAATTGATGGAGTAAAAAATTGAATATTTGAGTAAGTACCCACCGAAAGTTTTCCAGCCTGCTTGGTAAGACTTCTACTAACAGAACACTTGTCAGCCATATCAACTTTAGGGATGCTTGGAACATATGTAGGATTTTTTGACAGGCTAGAGATGCTTGGTGTAGGATTTTTTGACATGCGAGGGATGCTTGGCGTAGGATTTTTTGATAGGCTAGGGATGCTTGGCGTAGGATTTTTTGGCAGGCCTAACATAATAAAAACGAGATCAATAAATTTGGGGACAGAAAAAAGAGGGATTTCACACTTCTGAAGTTAAGAATGCTGAAGTGAGAGATTCATTTTAAACGGAAAAGTGAAAAGTTAGTGATTGATTAAAAAAGCCAATAGTTGAGATTTCGATCATATGCATGTATTTTGACTAACAAACTACAAAGTTGTTTAAATTTCATCGTTGATCTTTGAATTGACTACTATAAAGTACTCACATTTTCCTTCTGAAGTGTATTCCTAGGTTTACAAGAGTTAAATCCAGAAAAAAGGATCAAATACAAACTACAGAACTTACTAGGATGTGCATTCTGATTTCTTTTTGAGGAACCTGAGCTCAACATTCCACTCCTAGTGGTAGTTGCATTTGCAGAAACATTGGATTTTGGTCCTGGTATCCCAGTGATTTTTGACTCTTTACTCGGCATTTTAGCGGTGTCAGTTATTTTTAGTTTTCAAAGGAGTTAAGGTAAGCACTTTCATTATTCAACAGAAATACATACAACTAAATTCCAGCACACACACACTAAAGAGACTCCACTCTGCAACAGTTTGAGTTAACTTCAAATTTATAAAATCACTTCAGCTAAAATAAGATTACAGTTTTTATTCATGAAAGTCTTTATAAAGTTTATAAAAGGTTATGGAGAAATTAAATGAGAAAAGTACCACAAAAAGTAAAGAAGCAGAAATTAATTACAACTTATTCAATATAAACTTTTTCTTTAAAAAACACATAGTTACAGTAAGATTCTTTCTACGTTTTTTCTCATAAGATTCTTCTTGACAAAGCTGACTGTTAATAAATATGCATCTAAACAAGCTTATAAAATCACTTCAGCTAAAATGAGTTTACAGTTTTTATTCATG from Lathyrus oleraceus cultivar Zhongwan6 chromosome 7, CAAS_Psat_ZW6_1.0, whole genome shotgun sequence encodes the following:
- the LOC127100429 gene encoding uncharacterized protein LOC127100429 isoform X11, translated to MPSKESKITGIPGPKSNVSANATTTRSGMLSSGSSKRNQNAHPSLPKNPTPSIPSLSKNPTPSIPRMSKNPTPSISSLSKNPTYVPSIPKVDMADKCSVSRSLTKQAGKLSDTPVSILRPPSRMDQTTHQTGTIKSSGLRKPSPSIGFFSQVKASGSHSLQKSSIPCKPSESNIPKLRKLGTVSVKEARSKIVKGAAKNRTKELSHSDVNSEAIVPIDNKQKAGVEVDFDSSSFEIISKQAEVENILDDVILKSKEQGELHENEIISSMENMVLPTHEKEFLTKSQTHEQLEKDADHTLEKMSDTNELSLSDVKPEAIVQIDNKQMAGVEVDCDSSIFEIISKQAEVENILDDVILKSKEQGELHENEIISSMENMVLPTREKEFLTKSQTHEQLEKEADHTLEKVSDTKELSLSDVKPEAIMQIDNKQMAGVEVDCDSSVFEIISKQAEVENILDDVILKSKEQGELHENEIISSMENMVLPTHEKEFLTKSQTHEQLEKEADHTLEKVSDTKELSLSDVKPEAIVQIDNKQMAGVEVDCDSSVFEIISKQAEVENILDDVILKSKEQGELHENEIISSMENMVLPTHEKEFLTKSQTHEQLEKEADHTLEKVSDTKELSLSDVKPEAIVQIDNKQMPGVEGDCDSSIFEIISKQAEVENILDDVILKSKEQGELHENEIISSMENMVIPTHENELLKKSQTHEQLEKEADHTLDNKLYDVTSNGDRSSYQEPQSTLFPIMQRTSNTVQNTIGQDEDDQIKGPTGDIPPFKESLILQAEFSGEFKGYKSAKTALLNSSLDDFCKTVPEGSKQGTPCKNTEQVNCGADEFGRYEGDAQGHLLNESLIINCKKTTQSNLDAVSQQLQADQPKALNPSGVEEIGPEKENISDMNSSQPVHVTSLFSKGSPENSILGINDASEDESKIIEIKDCQLPVDDQLGFILRSPVDKECDQVIDSKAIRDRTPEFELDRLSENCITVSASSLADDNNINEDSYLPGFQKSSAVVAVNSQDVHLDSDFLPKVIVSSTEIKEQNLVEDAFEGCGFHSNEHNATNHHIEDMSVNIEGNHDVDGKVELLQINDVDEKAEFLQINDVDEKMELLQINDVEDGNHDVDEKVELLQINDVEDGNHVVLQIKDVDEKVELLQINDVEDENHDVDEKVELLQINGAEDGNRDVDEKVELLQINDVDEMVELLQINDVDEKVELLQLNDVEDGNHDVDEKVELLQINGAEDGNRDVDEKVELLQINGAEDKNRDVDEKVELLQINNVDEKVELLQINDVEDGNHDVDEKVELLRINGAEDGNCDLDENVDLLQINDVDEKVEHLQINDVDEKVEILQINDVEDGNHDVDGKVELLQIIGAEDGNRDLDEKVELLQINDVDEKVELLQINDVDEKVEILQINDVEDGNHDVDKKVELLQINGAEDGNRDVDEKVELLQINGAEDGNHDVDEKVELLQINGADDGNCDVDEKVELLQINDVDEKVELLQINDVEDGNHDVDEKVELLQINGAEDGNHDVEDKVELLQINDAEEGLSDILPLVETQLNMNFFSSEFDSSIEVSEDPFSTAVSLICEKQCSLSENSKLLSSDMLVNKDGNQGVDEKVELLQINGAEEGSLDISPSVEIQLENVISAEFDSSTKVSEDPCLLSEKSKLLASENSIFNATIPQGSEVSSMKLNENAISAELGSSIDVSEGPCLLSEKSKLLASENSIFNATIPEGSEVSSVKLNRNAISADLDSSIQVSEGPFTSAVAWKSEEQCLLSEKSKLLDSDNSIFIETILQGNEVGSVNSESLSDAAVTTVFENDKSPNTDMASQSKDKIDFPEEDNGKIIHLEIDATKTKQEVPIAKPPLNVAPFTEEWLAAIEAAGEEILMMKSGAVQNSPPDKVQNEPNPWSPVKKNQEIGPFDCTKITKHNIQSSDPS